From Acidobacteriota bacterium, one genomic window encodes:
- a CDS encoding lasso RiPP family leader peptide-containing protein, translated as MTENTPAQPGARQPSEPPQPARRRYEPPRLVEYGSVGKLTQTCGITTKATGNMLRVCL; from the coding sequence GTGACAGAGAACACTCCGGCACAACCCGGGGCACGTCAGCCGTCTGAACCACCGCAGCCGGCGCGACGGCGCTACGAGCCGCCGCGCCTGGTGGAGTACGGCAGCGTTGGCAAGCTGACGCAGACCTGCGGCATCACCACGAAGGCCACCGGCAACATGCTCCGCGTCTGCCTGTGA
- a CDS encoding lasso peptide biosynthesis B2 protein, giving the protein MRTLRAALWLLAARAWLVLTPRRALAWRRPVPHPSRTDLETAAQFALAVQRAARHLPFRPTCLEQALALERLLRSEGLDAAVVVGVRRARATLDAHAWLEHQGRTLLGATPGRRYETLHRTNRT; this is encoded by the coding sequence ATGCGCACCCTGCGTGCGGCTCTCTGGCTGCTCGCGGCGCGCGCCTGGCTGGTGCTCACGCCGCGGCGCGCGCTGGCGTGGCGGAGGCCTGTGCCGCACCCATCGAGGACCGACCTTGAGACCGCCGCCCAGTTCGCGCTGGCGGTCCAGCGCGCCGCCAGACACCTGCCGTTCCGCCCGACATGCCTCGAACAGGCGCTCGCACTCGAACGCCTCCTCCGCTCGGAGGGGCTCGATGCCGCCGTGGTGGTCGGCGTCCGCCGCGCACGCGCGACCCTCGACGCCCATGCGTGGCTCGAACACCAGGGGCGGACGCTGCTCGGCGCCACGCCGGGCCGGCGCTACGAAACGCTGCATCGGACGAATCGGACGTAA
- a CDS encoding 50S ribosomal protein L11 methyltransferase: protein MSRVIDEHRQYLRDRHRLDAFARAIHAVVRPGDRVVDLGSGTGVLGLLACRAGARIVFAIEATGIIGLASAVRDANGMHDRLTFVRGHSTTVTLPERADVIVTDQIGRFGFEGGILECVADARARLLEPDARFVPAAITLHVAPVESGQMYERIEFWDLQPAGLDFHSVRHLAANTVYPARLRPEHLLGPPAATVRLDLASATSERFSFDVTLPIARAGVLHGIGGWFSAELAPGVTMTNSPLDAARIRRRQVLLPIERPVRVMQGDRVDVRVEVLPGQLMVAWEVRVTRSSGSDVFRHSTLRGMLFTREDLEHTRPGFRPALTPRGLARRSALELCDGTRTLAAIEDEVYRRHTDLFASRHEAAVFVAEVVTRYARDAVRPDVDEERALT, encoded by the coding sequence GTGTCACGCGTCATCGACGAACACCGGCAGTATCTCCGCGATCGACATCGTCTCGACGCGTTCGCGCGCGCGATACACGCCGTCGTCCGCCCGGGCGATCGCGTGGTCGATCTCGGCAGCGGAACCGGCGTGCTCGGCCTGCTTGCCTGCCGGGCCGGCGCGCGCATCGTGTTCGCAATCGAGGCGACCGGAATCATCGGCCTTGCGTCGGCCGTGCGCGATGCGAACGGCATGCACGATCGACTGACGTTCGTCCGGGGGCACTCGACGACCGTCACGCTTCCGGAGCGCGCCGACGTGATCGTCACCGACCAGATCGGGCGCTTCGGCTTCGAGGGGGGCATCCTCGAGTGCGTGGCCGACGCGCGCGCGCGACTGCTCGAGCCGGACGCCCGCTTCGTGCCCGCCGCCATCACCCTCCACGTCGCGCCCGTCGAGAGCGGGCAGATGTACGAGCGGATCGAGTTCTGGGATCTGCAGCCCGCCGGACTTGATTTCCACTCCGTTCGCCACCTGGCCGCCAACACCGTGTATCCGGCGCGGCTCCGCCCGGAGCATCTGCTGGGGCCGCCGGCCGCCACGGTTCGGCTCGACCTCGCGTCGGCAACGTCGGAACGATTCTCGTTTGATGTCACGCTTCCCATCGCCCGCGCAGGGGTGCTGCACGGGATCGGTGGCTGGTTCAGCGCGGAACTGGCGCCCGGCGTGACGATGACGAACTCTCCGCTCGACGCGGCCCGCATCCGCCGGCGCCAGGTCCTGCTGCCGATCGAACGCCCGGTCCGGGTGATGCAAGGCGACCGCGTTGACGTGCGCGTCGAGGTGCTGCCTGGCCAGTTGATGGTTGCCTGGGAAGTGCGGGTGACACGGTCCTCCGGCAGCGACGTGTTTCGCCATTCGACGCTGCGAGGGATGCTCTTCACGCGCGAAGACCTCGAGCACACGCGCCCCGGGTTCCGTCCTGCCCTGACACCGCGCGGCCTGGCCCGTCGATCGGCGCTGGAACTCTGCGACGGCACGCGCACGCTGGCGGCGATCGAGGACGAGGTCTACCGCCGGCACACGGATCTGTTCGCCTCCCGCCACGAGGCCGCCGTGTTCGTTGCCGAAGTGGTGACGCGATACGCACGCGATGCCGTTCGCCCCGACGTCGATGAGGAGCGGGCGCTGACCTGA